A single Triticum dicoccoides isolate Atlit2015 ecotype Zavitan chromosome 2A, WEW_v2.0, whole genome shotgun sequence DNA region contains:
- the LOC119356825 gene encoding protein COFACTOR ASSEMBLY OF COMPLEX C SUBUNIT B CCB4, chloroplastic-like has protein sequence METSLLRSRTFAPLPSTPRPVSSQRRRRRRRLPSITFFPPQPPPPSRGDRICSSAMRQRQEWVGDWVRSNDTLVRALPILVGGASLLAVLLNRAVSGIAAVSDASSSQSRADILTLALSVTDILAGLVWLSIRPKTISQVVPRGVNCKRVDADVSSSALHELLWTWDSLTAATCCKSLVVVYGGNCILQIGVAAASLQDGSAVTVDAQRFIQGSLYKSAMESKKQSYLANLALYPGRTELPFLPANTQALILQPIGDKGIAVIGGDTIRGFTNLDQAWIGMIADKLDATLSKS, from the exons ATGGAGACGAGCCTGCTGAGAAGCCGTACCTTCGCTCCGCTCCCATCGACGCCCCGGCCGGTCTcctcccagcgccgccgccgccgccgccggcttccCTCCATAACATTCTTCCCGCCGCAGCCTCCTCCGCCAAGC CGAGGGGACAGGATATGCAGCAGCGCAATGCGGCAGCGGCAGGAGTGGGTGGGGGACTGGGTCCGGAGCAACGACACGCTCGTCCGCGCCCTCCCCATCCTCGTCGGCGGCGCGTCGCTCCTCGCCGTCCTCCTCAACCGTGCCGTTTCCGGCATCGCCGCCGTCTCCGACGCCTCCAG TTCGCAGTCGAGGGCGGACATACTCACCTTGGCGCTCTCTGTAACTGATATTCTCGCCGGCCTTGTTTGGCTGTCAATCCGCCCGAAAACCATTTCTCAG GTCGTTCCTCGAGGTGTCAATTGTAAGCGAGTAGATGCGGATGTATCAAGTTCTGCTCTTCATGAACTCCTTTG GACATGGGATTCCCTGACGGCTGCAACTTGTTGCAAATCATTGGTTGTTGTGTATGGAGGTAATTGCATTCTTCAAATTGGGGTTGCTGCAGCCTCTCTACAAGATGGTAGTGCAGTTACTGTGGATGCACAGAGGTTCATCCAAGGCTCCCTTTACAAGAGTGCCATGGAATCCAAGAAGC AATCGTATCTAGCAAATCTTGCTTTATATCCTGGAAGGACTGAGCTGCCATTTCTACCAGCTAACACACAG GCTCTAATATTGCAGCCAATTGGTGACAAAGGAATTGCAGTTATTGGTGGTGACACTATAAGGGGCTTCACCAATCTTGATCAG GCATGGATTGGTATGATTGCAGACAAATTGGATGCTACATTGTCAAAGTCTTAA